GGCCTACTTGTCACACAGGGTCAGAAACCTGCTATTATTCATCGGTTTTTGATTTCTTAAAACAACCACAGGTTTACAGTCTTATCTTTTCATTGCCTGTTGATGAGGAATGCACCATTACCGTATGATGAAAACAGTTTTTGGATCTTTGTGACTTTCAATGACTTTTTTGTTGTGGATTGTTTGTTGCAGGTTGTTGAGAACAGGTTGGCATTGACCACTTTGTATTCATTAGAGTCTACAATCTCGCAGCGGAAGGCAGGACTAGCATTGACACAAGTTGGAAAACCTTCATGGACCAAGCGATTATTGCTTGATGACGAGTTGCTGTGCTCGAAAATCTGGTACTATATTGCTATGTTCTGCTTAGAAATTAGGATATGTTGTTTGGAGGCATGGATTTCAGCTTTGGTTTGGATTTTTGTGATTTAAACGAAACTAAAACACACTTTCCTCCTGTGTTTTATCTAAATTCTGACCAATTTGAATTCTAAAAGTCCCAAACAGAGTAGGTAATTGACTTTCAATTGAT
This genomic stretch from Malania oleifera isolate guangnan ecotype guangnan chromosome 3, ASM2987363v1, whole genome shotgun sequence harbors:
- the LOC131150573 gene encoding histidine biosynthesis bifunctional protein hisIE, chloroplastic-like, whose translation is MQGFVNQDALAATIFSRKATFYSRSRSTLWTKGETSMNFINIHDIFLDCDRDSIIYLGKPDGPTCHTGSETCYYSSVFDFLKQPQVVENRLALTTLYSLESTISQRKAGLALTQVGKPSWTKRLLLDDELLCSKIWEEVNELC